Proteins found in one Canis aureus isolate CA01 chromosome 19, VMU_Caureus_v.1.0, whole genome shotgun sequence genomic segment:
- the LOC144291107 gene encoding olfactory receptor 10T2-like, producing the protein MKLSHSIYSVLSSQASEKQQDNGTWLVTEFVLVGFSNLPDLRTTLFVLFFLTYLVTLSGNITIITIIHADRTLHTPMYRFLAVLSLSETSYTLVTIPNMLARLLTESQAISIPGCRAQMFFFLGLGCSHCFLLTLMGYDRYVAICHPLRYLVIMRPTVCLCLGALVFCSGFSVASIETSMIFSSPFCGSDRVEHFFCDIAPVLKLSCSESAGKALAIFFLSILVVLVSFLLILLSYAFIVATIVRMPSAAGRRKAFSTCAAHLTVVIVHFGCASIIYLRPESGGEPGRDRLVAVFYTVVTPLLNPVVYTLRNKEVRVALRRALARSRGDFK; encoded by the coding sequence ATGAAATTGTCCCATTCCATTTACTCTGTCCTTTCCTCtcaggcttctgagaagcagcaGGACAATGGCACCTGGCTGGTGACCGAGTTTGTGCTGGTGGGTTTCTCCAACCTCCCAGACCTGCGAACTACCCTCTTCGTGTTGTTCTTCCTCACATACCTGGTCACCCTCAGTGGcaacatcaccatcatcaccatcatccatgCGGATCGGACCCTCCACACTCCCATGTACCGCTTCCTGGCGGTGCTGTCCCTCTCTGAGACCTCCTACACACTGGTCACCATCCCGAACATGCTGGCTCGTCTGCTCACGGAGAGCCAGGCCATCTCCATCCCTGGCTGTCGGGCTCAGATGTTCTTCTTCCTGGGTCTGGGATGCAGCCACTGCTTCCTCCTCACCCTGATGGGTTATGACCGCTACGTAGCCATCTGCCACCCCCTGCGGTACTTGGTGATCATGAGACCCACAGTATGCCTGTGCCTGGGAGCCCTGGTTTTCTGCTCTGGCTTCTCTGTGGCCTCGATCGAGACCAGCATGATCTTCTCCTCGCCTTTCTGCGGCAGCGACCGCGTGGAGCACTTTTTCTGTGACATCGCCCCGGTCCTGAAGCTCAGCTGCTCCGAGAGCGCGGGCAAAGCGCTGGCCATCTTCTTCCTCAGCATCCTCGTGGTGCTGGTctccttcctcctcatcctcctctccTACGCCTTCATCGTGGCCACCATCGTGAGGATGCCCTCAGCAGCCGGCCGGCGCAAGGCCTTCTCCACCTGCGCCGCGCACCTCACCGTGGTCATTGTGCATTTTGGCTGCGCCTCCATCATCTACCTGCGGCCGGAGTCCGGGGGCGAGCCTGGCCGGGACCGCCTGGTGGCTGTGTTCTACACGGTGGTGACGCCGCTGCTCAACCCCGTGGTGTACACCCTGCGCAACAAGGAGGTCAGGGTGGCTCTGAGGAGGGCGCTGGCGCGGAGCCGCGGGGattttaaataa